In Clostridium omnivorum, the DNA window AGGTTACTACAAATGGGGAGAGCTTTGAATGTACGATTGTTAAGCCATTGCGGCAATATAACAGTATATTTACTTTGGACATAAGCAATCGAGAACTTACACCAGGAACATATCCGTTTCGTAGGATACTTCTGATAACAATGCGGTTACTACTTACACTTTTTCTTGAAGGTATCATATTTTGGCTCTTTAATTATAGACAAAAGAGAAGTTGGATTACATTCCTTTTTATCAATCTTGTTACGCAGGGCGCCTTGAATGTTTGGTTGAATAGCGGAGGTTCACTAATGCCAAGCTATTTAATTTTAAGCTTAATTATTGGGGAGTTTTTTGTATTTGTGATTGAAATGATTGCGTTTCCGATTTTAGTTAAGGAACATGGAAAAAGTCGTAGTTTAGTTTATGCTTTTATAGCTAATTTTGTAAGCTTAATTGCCGGTGGATATATTATTTCAGTTTTGCCGGTTTAGCTACGAAGCTTATAATATAATCATTCAAGATATAGGCAAAAACAAACTACCATTATGGAGATGTTTATCATTACGAATTGGAGAGATGGTTGAGAAAGGTATCTTAATATAAACTAGAATTAAACCACAACTAAGAAAACGCTCAAGTCTTCTTTGCAAGTAAAGACTGCAAAGCACACCTGCGAAGATAAGTGCGGTCGCTATAGGCTTCTCTGTGTCGGGAATTTGAGACGTTGGGCATTATTATTTTAGAAAATGAGGTGTAAGTTTGTTTTTCACGAATGAAGCTGAAAGAAGAAAAAATAGATCAATTTCAATCTTAAAACAAGAAAAGGTACCATTTATAAAACATTTACCAGTAATAGAGACAGAAGAAGAAATAACATTAAGAACTAAGGAAGAAATATGCAACAGAGCAATTTGCATAGCATTAATTGCTGCTAAAGCAGAAGGCCTAGAAGATGATATATTTAAAGTTAAAACTAGAGAATATAAAGTTGAGAAATGTTTTTCATGTGAAGAGAAAGCTTTTACTGAAATGCAACAAATTGATGATAAACTTCGTGCAAAATTTACATGGAGATATGAGGCTTTATGGGTTTTATTATGGAGTCTTGGATATATTAAAAATTTAGATAGGCCTGATAAAATATGTGATGTTCAGACTGCAGTATCTACAATAGTTAATAGAGAAAGGGATAAGTTCATTTTAGAAGCTCAAATACGTTCAAAGAAGGAAATTTTAGATCAGACTGATTTACATTTTAGGTATCATTGGGCGACAACTGAGGCTCGACTACGTAATCAGATAATGCCTTCTGATCTTGATCCAGATGTTATCTATGAACGACATTATGCACTAAATTGGATTATAAATTATGATAATGAAGGTTGGGATGATGTATCTACAAACACATGATAAACTATTCCAAGCAAAACTTTCAAGTTAACTTCTAAAGTACTTTCTTCACCAATTACTTACCTTGCACAAAAGTATTTTACTGATGGAGATAATCAGTATATAGGAAAAAAACTTTTGGAGGAAGGTTTTGAAAAAGGCGAAATTTATGTTGCACTATATGTATCATCTCAACATATTTTTTATAGAGGCATATATAACGAATTAATTGAAAATATGTAGAAATGGATTGATGATTGATTAATATGAAGAAGGAAGCTAATAAAAAAATAATGGAGACAGATCTTTACGAGCCAATTTATAACTATTTGATTAGTCAGGGTTATATTGTTCATAGTGAGGTCAAAAATTGTGATATTACAGCTATTAAAGGAAAAGAATTAGTAGTAATAGAAATGAAACTAAGATTTAATGTTACATTACTTATGCAGGCGGTGCAAAGGCAAAAGGCAGCGGATTCTGTTTATGTGGCAATTCTAAAGCCTAAAGGAGGAGCTTTTTCTAAGGGATGGGATGATATGTGCCATCTGCTTAAACGCTTAGAGCTTGGTTTAATTACAGTATCCTTTAATGGTAAAAAACCAATGATGGAAATAGTTTTTCATCCGATGGAATATAAAAGAAAGAAAAATAATAATATAAGAAAAGCTATAATAAGAGAAATAAATGGTAGGTATATGGATTACAATATAGGAGGCAGTACAAGAAGAAAACTAATGACTGCTTATAGAGAAAATTCAATCCATATTGCCTGTTGTCTTGAAAAGTTTGGACAACTTTCACCAAAACAGTTAAAGGAACTAGGTACAGGAGAAAAGACCCAATCCATACTTTCAAAGAACTTTTATGGATGGTTTAATAGAGTTTCAGTTGGGAAGTATGAACTTCAGGAATCCGCGAAAGAGGCGCTCAAAAATTATCATGAGTTAGCAGAGCATTACAGAAAGCAGATTAAAAATATTGATATTAGTGAATTTAATTCTAAAGCTTAGATTTTATTGATGGGAGAAATTTTTATGAAAAGTTATTTTGTGAATAATGGAAAAGTTAAAATACATGTTTTAGAGAACGGTGCTGCTTCTAGCAAAACACCATCACTACTTGTAATTACAGGTATTTGGGAGCCTGCAGAAAGGGCAATACCGATACTTTCTGGTATATCTAGTCATGTTGTAACTTTGAGTTTGAGAGGGCGTGGCCTAAGCTCCACTCCTGAAACAGGCTACGGGCTTGAAGAACATCTTTCCGACATAGAGGCTGTTGTTAAGCACTGCGAGCTTCAAAATTATTGCGTTCTTGGATTCTCGAGGGGTGCATCGTATGCGCTTGGGTGGAGTCTAAAAAATCAGAAGGGTATAAGTGGACTTATAATTGGTGACCAACCTCCAGTACATAATAAGTTAAGTCCTGATCAAGTGGAATTTTGGACAAGTATTAATTATTTAGGAGTTCCAATACTAAATTTTATGCGCCGTACAGCAATTGAAGGTTTATGTAAAGAAGCAGAGCAAATTGATTTTTCAACACAACTATCGCAATTGAAAATTCCGGTATCTATATTTATTGGTAGGGATAACGAATCTAAAGTTCCATCTAATATTTCAGATGAGACTCTAAAATTGTACAAAAACCAATTAATGTCATGCGAAGTAGTTGAATTTTCGAAATCTGGACATATGATACCTGATGATGAACCTGAAAAGTATATTGAGGAAATTGTCTCATTTATAAATAAATTGAAGTATTAATTTATACAT includes these proteins:
- a CDS encoding DUF4272 domain-containing protein, which encodes MFFTNEAERRKNRSISILKQEKVPFIKHLPVIETEEEITLRTKEEICNRAICIALIAAKAEGLEDDIFKVKTREYKVEKCFSCEEKAFTEMQQIDDKLRAKFTWRYEALWVLLWSLGYIKNLDRPDKICDVQTAVSTIVNRERDKFILEAQIRSKKEILDQTDLHFRYHWATTEARLRNQIMPSDLDPDVIYERHYALNWIINYDNEGWDDVSTNT
- a CDS encoding DUF2161 domain-containing phosphodiesterase, with amino-acid sequence METDLYEPIYNYLISQGYIVHSEVKNCDITAIKGKELVVIEMKLRFNVTLLMQAVQRQKAADSVYVAILKPKGGAFSKGWDDMCHLLKRLELGLITVSFNGKKPMMEIVFHPMEYKRKKNNNIRKAIIREINGRYMDYNIGGSTRRKLMTAYRENSIHIACCLEKFGQLSPKQLKELGTGEKTQSILSKNFYGWFNRVSVGKYELQESAKEALKNYHELAEHYRKQIKNIDISEFNSKA
- a CDS encoding alpha/beta fold hydrolase translates to MKSYFVNNGKVKIHVLENGAASSKTPSLLVITGIWEPAERAIPILSGISSHVVTLSLRGRGLSSTPETGYGLEEHLSDIEAVVKHCELQNYCVLGFSRGASYALGWSLKNQKGISGLIIGDQPPVHNKLSPDQVEFWTSINYLGVPILNFMRRTAIEGLCKEAEQIDFSTQLSQLKIPVSIFIGRDNESKVPSNISDETLKLYKNQLMSCEVVEFSKSGHMIPDDEPEKYIEEIVSFINKLKY